Proteins from a single region of Thalassophryne amazonica chromosome 22, fThaAma1.1, whole genome shotgun sequence:
- the lrtm2a gene encoding leucine-rich repeat and transmembrane domain-containing protein 2, translating into MHLHGHPSRGTGLPPTSATRPVVLSILCLLMALLPPAASCPPPCLCSSNSLVVDCGGRSLSSLPPLHLLPEGSRSLLLANNKLASLGVTSFANLSSLEVLDLSNNYLDNLPGGSFRDLSNLTRLTLHNNSLTIMDKDLFQGLGSLQSLDLSLNGLSSVPLGLLDEMQSLRWLSLAGNRLHGLERAAFEPLSNLQHLELGHNPWECDCNLRDFKHWMEWLLYRGGAVDAVECTLPKDLRGRDIRGVPVEMFNYCLQLDDENGGGGGGGGEGSRSGSGGARSPPCSRNALNPSGTTLVSNSNVGGGGGDASSASAGGGGEAPPDCVRARYRPVSVRRAIGTVVIAGVVCGIVCIMMVAAAAYGCIYASLMAKYQRELKKRQPLMGDGETDGEDREEKQISSVA; encoded by the exons TTGTCCTGTCCATCCTCTGCCTGCTGATGGCGCTCCTGCCTCCGGCGGCCTCCTGCCCTCCTCCTTGCCTCTGCTCTTCGAACAGTCTGGTGGTGGACTGTGGCGGCCGCAGTCTCTCCTCCCTGCCTCCTTTGCACCTCCTGCCTGAAGGGAGTCGCTCCCTCCTGCTAGCCAACAACAAACTAGCCTCGCTGGGAGTCACCTCCTTCGCTAACCTCTCCTCTCTGGAG GTTCTGGACCTATCTAATAATTACCTGGATAATTTACCCGGCGGTTCGTTCAGAGATTTGTCCAACCTGACGAGACTGACTCTGCACAACAACTCTTTAACGATAATGGACAAAGACCTCTTCCAG GGTTTGGGGAGTCTCCAGAGTCTGGATCTTTCTCTGAACGGTTTGTCCTCGGTTCCTCTGGGACTACTGGATGAGATGCAGAGCCTCAG GTGGCTGTCTCTAGCGGGTAACAGGCTCCACGGTTTGGAGAGGGCAGCATTTGAGCCGCTGTCCAACCTTCAGCACCTAGAACTGGGACATAACCCATGGGAGTGTGACTGCAACCTCCGAGACTTCAAACACTGGATGGAATGGCTGCTGTACAGAG GTGGAGCAGTGGATGCAGTGGAGTGCACCCTACCCAAGGATCTGCGTGGGCGAGACATCCGTGGTGTTCCGGTGGAAATGTTCAACTACTGTCTCCAACTTGATGATGagaatggaggaggaggaggaggaggaggtgagggATCCCGTTCTGGATCAGGAGGTGCCAGATCTCCTCCTTGCAGCAGGAACGCTTTAAACCCTAGCGGTACAACGCTGGTGTCCAACAGCAATGTTGGTGGCGGCGGTGGCGACGCCTCGTCTGCAAGTGCAGGAGGAGGTGGAGAGGCACCGCCAGACTGTGTCCGTGCCCGTTACCGTCCAGTTAGCGTGCGGCGCGCCATTGGCACCGTAGTGATTGCCGGCGTGGTTTGCGGCATTGTTTGCATCATGATGGTTGCTGCTGCAGCGTACGGCTGCATCTATGCCTCGCTGATGGCGAAGTACCAGAGAGAGCTCAAGAAGAGGCAGCCGTTGATGGGGGATGGTGAGACAGACGGGGAGGACAGGGAGGAAAAGCAGATCTCCTCAGTGGCCTAG